CAATCTCATCTAAGGTACACCCATGCCTTGTgttctgttctgcctgggacaGGTTCCCGGCCCCAGTGACCATGATCTGGATATGTAGTTAGAAGGTGGATGCATTGATGGATGGGTTAAATTTGTACTCACTGAAAACTCTAGGATTAATCTGTCGAATTTGTCATTCAGAATAGTAAAAATAGTAATCTTTGTAATTAGTTGCTTTGGTACACTGAAGTGGGAGATCTGAATGAAACTGATCAAATGTGTCCAATTTCAGGAATTTCTGTGAATTACAATGTCAGGCAAGAAGTCAGGAAAAGCCCGGAGAATGGGCTCCACCCGCAAAGATTTGCGTGGTCTGGGCAGCCAGATGAGGGACAAAGAGGCAGACGTCTTTGCCACCCTGTCGGAGGAATCAAGGACCATGGAACATGAATCAGCAACCACAGGGGGAGAACCAAAGCCTATAGAGGAGGGATCAAGACCCATGGGAGAAGAATCATGGACCACAGGGGGAGAATCAAAGTGTACGGAGGACTCAATGGCTGTCGGGGTTGCATCTTGGTCCATGGAGAGAAACTCTGGGACCACAGAGGAGAAACGAGAGGTGGACTATAAACCAGAAGAAAGTTCCCTGTCAGAGAAAACAGCATCTTTGTTGGCACTCGCCCCATCACATGACCCTTACTCTGCTGACTCACCTCACCTGGAATCTCACAagatggagaaaaaaaagagaatgGGGTCCACTCGCAGAAAGCTTCCCACAGATTTGGAAGAACAGAGAAGGGAAGGGTGGGATGGTGCAGAGCAAGAGGAATGGCAAGGGGCTGCTAAGCATGCAGTGGACAAGCAAGCTGGAAGCAAGACAGCCCAACCATTAGGAGAGTTACACACAGAGCCACAAAAGGCTAGTGAGTGTCTGGAAGGAAGGGAAGAATCTACTATCACAGGAACACAGCATGCGATCCACATTTTAGAGGTGTCCACAATTGAGAACAAATCAGCTGATTCTCAGTTGTTCCCTCAAAGTATGTACAGTGAAGAAGCTCAAAAGAATAAACAATTACACTTAACCAATGAGAGCAATTTCATTATGAATTTAGACCAATCAGAAGGGAGGCTAACCGATGAAGACACCAGTGATAGAGACCTGCTCCTCAGAGAACTTCAATCAACAGACAGTGGTCAATTGGGCCATGCTGATGTTGCTCTACAGCTGCCaaaatcagaaaaaaacactgaacctGAGGACAACAAACATGAAATGACTCATTTTGAGCATAAAAAGAGGAAGATGGGCTCTACACGTAAGGGGGGGCGTGGCTTACAAATAAAAAGTGACAGGGAACAAGAGATTGATATTTTACCTGAGGAGATGCTAAGAAGCTCTGGAGACCTTGTGGACGTATGTGTGCTACAGGGCAAAGAGTCACAAGAGAAAAGCAGACTTGATGTGATACAGTATGTTAGCAAGGAACACGTAACAAAGGAAGGTTTGCTGGACATGGAGGAGAACGAGGAGGCAGAGGCGTTAACGAGAACCGATAGGGATAAAGAACAGGAGAAACACAAAATCACAAAAGAAACAAATGAGAAACATACAATATCAGGGTTTCTGGGCACAGATATGGTTGAGAAAGGGGAGACACAGGAAGCAACAGTAACAGATATTGTTGAAGACATTTTGGTAGACAtggaagggagggagagagatagATCAAGAGGCACAGGCATAGCTGAGGAAAATATGAAACCAGAGGTAAGAGAAACAGCAATTAGAGCTCCAGGATTAGGGGGAACTGGCATGGTTGACAGGGAGACAGAGGAGACAACAGGAACTAGAATTCTTGAATTTAACGAGACTCACAGACTTAGAGAAACACACGTATTAGAAGACAATGTGGCACAAGAGAACCGAGGAACAGATGGAGGACAAAGAGATGAGGCAGAGAAAGAGAGTGTAGCAGATGTCGTTCTGGAGGTAAATGTGATGAAATATGAAGGTGCAAGCAATGAGAAAGAGAGtacaaaagaggaagaaggagatGGTGCAGAGGCTAAAAAAACAGGAAAGAACTGGaggcaaacacagctgatgcagATTGACTTGAATATGTTAGAGTCATTTTCTTCGGAAAAGTATGAGCAAGAAGTTacagaaagagagaagaattCACCATTAGAGAACCCTTCAGTGGAGAGTtctttatttcatgatgaatccAAAACCTTTATTCCAGAGGAACAAGTAAAGTTCACTCCATTTGAGGATCTGCTGGAACCCTGTGAGAATAGCCAATTCTATAAATCAAGCCATATGGAAGCACCATCTACAGAagatgaaaacaaacaaaatgttataGTGCCCCAAGAATGGGAAAACTTAGGCAAAAACATTAAGACAGAATCAACTCATGGGAATGCCAGAAAAAATAAGAtggagaacagaagtacaggggCAGGTGATGATCAAAGTGTATTAGAAGAAATAAGAGCAGAAAAGGTAGATGTGAAgctggagagagaggagaaagggCAAGAAGAAAGTTGGGCCATCACTGAGGAACTGAACACCATCTTGAGGGACACAGGGGTATTAAAGGAACTTGATATACAGGAAGGTGATAAAAGCGTGGCAGAGCAGAAGCAAACTCCCCTGGTTGTGGAGGAGGTCAAAGGAGAACCAGAGGTAGATATGGTAGGAGGAATCAAGGAGAATAAATGGAAGTTGGCAGAAAagggagacataaaaatgaAAGGGACAAATATTGCAATGGAAGAGAGTGTAGCGGTCTCTCAGGAATTCTCCAAAACAGAAACCACAGACCGCAAAAAGGATGATTCTAGCTACATTTATGATCCTTTCCATAATGTGTCAGTAGATCCAATAGTAACCGAGAGGACTGCTGCCAATACCCTGTCATTGGAGATGAATCAAAAATCTGATGAGAGCTTTCAGAAAGAATCCACTCATAtgcagaaaaggaaaaaaatgggcTCTTCTCGCAAGGGAGGCAGGGGCCTACATAAGGAGACAGAAACGAGTAAAGGATTCAGCAAGATAGATGGGTTAGAAATCAGTGTGCAACAAGAGGAAAGAGAAGAGGAAAAGGCAACATTGGTAAAGCAAAATGTTATAAATGTGGTAATGGAGATGACAAAAGAGGAAACAAAAATCAGTATGGCAGAGGTGACATCAAAAAGCAAAGAGAAAGTCAAGATCACGAACGATAACAGCGGAGCTGAAGACTTTGAAAGCCAACAGAGTGTAACTGAGGATCCTACAGCAACTGAACAATTTGCCACTAATGTTGTAAAGGGCTTCGAACAGCATGAGGACTACTCAGACAGAGCATCCAGCAGGAGTGAGAAAAGAAGAAAGATGGGTACCTCTCACAGGAGAGGCAGGGAAAGGCTTAAAGAGAAGGAGATACAGGAAATGGCAGAGACTGAAGAGGAAACAATGGCTACAGACAATAAGGAATCTGCTACTGATGAAGTGATGAAATCAGTGCAAAATGAAGAGAGAGAATGTGGGAATGAGAAAGTAGAAAGGAAGAGTGGCAGTGGAAGTGGGAGCGACAAATCACTTACTTCCGTGGGCGTCATCCCAAATTTGCAGCGGCCCGAGAACTCGGCCATAACCACACAACAGGAATGTTCAGAGTCGCAAGACACATTTCTGCCAGCAGCAAGGAGAAAAATGGGATCCAGACGTCAGGGACAGGATAACCTGAGGAAGCGGGATGTGGGTCTGGAATGGTCCGAGGGCTGCACTGCAGAGGCACATATAAATACTGCTGCCCTTCTGCAGAGGATACAGGAAATTTTCCATCAGCCTGATGTTGAGGAGAAGGGTTGCATCACATGGGGAAATGTGCAGGTACCAATCTAGTAGGCTAATATATAACAATTGGATTGACTTTTTGACCATCagtgtttttaaatgaattattgTAATGGAATGTTACTCATTAGGAAACGCATCAATTACATTAGAAAACTTACATTCATTACTGTATTCACCTAAATCAAGTAAATGAAAATTATGGTTATATATGTGTGAGCTACGCCAGTGGAAAGAAGGTAAAATGCATCTTTGGCATTCACGATATGCGTCACAGGGaaaaatctttattaatgaCACATTATATTATAGCAAGCACTTCTAGATTTATGACTAGCTGCTGTCTTTCAGGGCCTGAGCCATGAGCTTGGTCTCAGCATTGAGGAACTTCACCAGGTGTTCCAGCAGCTGGATGGGGATCAGGACGGCCGGGTGACTCACCAGGACCTTACTGAAAGCCTTGGTGAGTCTTCACCATTTTATTAATCAATGTGGTGGACATATGCCCAGCAAGTCACTAGTGATTAGCACAGTAGTAAACGGTACAATTTGCTCAATTGCTGGAAAAACAATGAACACCATTATATGTGCCAAGTATAATACCCAGCACCTAAAAGCCGATTCTTTCACCCTTTTGTGCACAAAACAGAATCCTGCAAGCAAGAACAGTATTTCCAATTCAAGAGGGAATATTCTGGAACCCACAGCTTGGGGTAAGAGGGtgttgtggtgggggtgggctaGACATGTGTAAGTTGCTAGCTGTACATTTTGTAAAATTGTCATTGGCCTTGTTTAAAAAGTCCTATACATAATATTATAGTGTTAACATATTTCTATAGCTTTCAACAAATCATAGTTTTATTATATGAATACAAAAAACATCCcatttatgcatttttaaatcccccGAAGTGACTGAATTTAACACTCAGATACGTTACACCTGattcattgtttttatttacatttacattctaCTAATTcatctgatgcttttatccaaagtgacttacagtaaagAGAAGGATTACAATTCACGTGTGCCCCTTGCAGTCCTTTTCATGAAGCAGGGAAATGAAACGAGGTTGCATTTTAACTTTTGCATGTTTCTATTACATGCTTATTAATGGtctattttcagttttgctcatTTACAGCACAATTTAAATTTGTGTCTAGTTCCTAATTATGATATTTTCACAAATAAGTAAGAGAAAATATTGGTTGTGTTCATACCTGCATTGATTAATGTAAGCTCATGGGGGCtgcacttacacaaaaatgttctgagggcagaaggaaaaatgattggttcagagagataaccaatcagacagtAAATGAAGTGGGTTCAAGCAACTAGAGAAGGtggaaccaaccaatcagatgtctgaaTAGGCTGGAATTCAAATGAGAACCAGACCTTGATGTgtgtacatacacatacacatacaaacacacacacaccatgaccAGCTTCTCATTGGAATTTCAGTAAAGGTTTTACCCATGTTTTGTGTCCTTTGCTGCTTGGAATAAGTTGGATAAGGggtgggaagatggatggatatttctaTTTCCTGATGGGGTCAAAACTTATGCTGGTCTTTCTCTCTGCAGTACCTCAGGTGTCCACGGCAAAGCAGATTTTGGGGTCAAACCATCCATAAATGAGAACCTCCTGACTGGGTCAGGTCTCGCTCAGGCCGACCCCCACTTGAGAGAGGGGCAGGCACTCTGGGAGAAGAAGGGAACCCAGGCCAGGAGTGAGGATACAGGGTCGATAAGTAAGACACAGGAGAGTGAGGAGGCAGgggaaaaagaggaagaaaaggatgaggcagggagtaaggagcaggagagggaagAGGCAGGGGAAAAAGATGTGGAAACCGATGAGGCAGGGAgtaaggagcaggagagggaagAGGCAGAGGAAAAAGATGTGGAAACCGATGAGGCAGGGAgtaaggagcaggagagggaagAGGCAGAGGAAAAAGATGTGGAAACCGATGAGGCAGGGAgtaaggagcaggagagggaagAGGCAGAGGAAAAAGATGTGGAAACCGATGAGGCAGGGAgtaaggagcaggagagggaagaggcagaggaaaaagaggaagaaaaggatgaggcagggagtaaggagcaggagagggaagAGGCAGAGGAAAAAGATGTGGAAACCGATGAGGCAGGGAgtaaggagcaggagagggaagAGGCAGAGGAAAAAGATGTGGAAACCGATGAGGCAGGGAgtaaggagcaggagagggaagaggcagaggaaaaagaggaagaaaaggatgaggcagggagtaaggagcaggagagggaagAGGCAGAGGAAAAAGATGTGGAAACCGATGAGGCAGGGAgtaaggagcaggagagggaagaggcagaggaaaaagaggaagaaaaggatgaggcagggagtaaggagcaggagagggaagaggcagaggaaaaagatgtggaaaaggatgaggcagggagtaaggagcaggagagggaagAGGCAGAGGAAAAAGATGTGGAAACCGATGAGGCAGGGAgtaaggagcaggagagggaagAGGCAGAGGAAAAAGATGTGGAAACCGATGAGGCAGGGAgtaaggagcaggagagggaagaggcagaggaaaaagaggaagaaaaggatgaggcagggagtaaggagcaggagagggaagAGGCAGAGGAAAAAGATGTGGAAACCGATGAGGCAGGGAgtaaggagcaggagagggaagAGGCAGAGGAAAAAGATGTGGAAACCGATGAGGCAGGGAgtaaggagcaggagagggaagaggcagaggaaaaagaggaagaaaaggatgaggcagggagtaaggagcaggagagggaagAGGCAGAGGAAAAAGATGTGGAAACCGATGAGGCAGGGAgtaaggagcaggagagggaagaggcagaggaaaaagaggaagaaaaggatgaggcagggagtaaggagcaggagagggaagaggcagaggaaaaagatgtggaaaaggatgaggcagggagtaaggagcaggagagggaagaggcagaggaaaaagatgtggaaaaggatgaggcagggagtaaggagcaggagagggaagAGGCAGGGGAAAAAGATGTGGAAACCGATGAGGCAGGGAgtaaggagcaggagagggaagAGGCAGAGAAAAAAGATGTGGAAACCGATGAGGCAGGGAgtaaggagcaggagagggaagaggcagaggaaaaagaggaagaaaaggATGAGGCAGGGAGTAAGAAGCAGGAGAGGGAAGAGGCAGAGGGAAAAGAGGAAGAAAAGGATGAGGCAGGGAgtaaggagcaggagagggaagaggcagaggaaaaagaggaagaaaaggatgaggcagggagtaaggagcaggagagggaagAGGCAGGGGAAAAAGATGTGGAAACTGATGAGGCAGGGAgtaaggagcaggagagggaagAGGCAGGGGAAAAAGATGTGGAAACCGATGAGGCAGGGAgtaaggagcaggagagggaagaggcagaggaaaaagaggaagaaaaggATGAGGCAGGGAGTAAGAAGCAGGAGAGGGAAGAGGCAGAATcatggaataaaaaaaatgaaagtcaGAATACAGAATCCAAAAGTGAAGATTACAAGGCTGAGAAGGAAGAATTACTGAGTACTGGTCATGAACCTGAGGACACccatttaatgaatgaggaaggaGAACTGTTGAATAAAGATCAGGAGAGAAACTACACACAGTTTCTAAATCAGGAGCAGCAGAATGAGGGGTCCAAGGAACTGGATGAGGTCAGTGATGAAGCAGAGGGACTGAGGCAGTGTCAGGGAAGTAAAGAGGCAGAGATAATGAATGAGGACCAAGATAGTGGGAAAGCAGGTCTACTGCATAAGGACAGAGATATAAAGAAGGCAGAGTTAGCGAATAAAAATGAGGACAATGACCATATAAAGGTACTGAATGAGAAAGAAGAAAATATTATGGTGGAGCTATTGATTAAAAACCAGGGATGCAAGCAGGAAGAGTTATTAAGTATGGAAGAGAAGGGAGTGGAGGCAGAGTTTCTGAGTGAGGAACTTAACAATAAGGAGCAAGGGAATCAAGATACATACTGTGAGGAGGTAGAACCACTTAATGAGCATAGGGAGAGTGTGGTAAAGGATTCCCCAAATCAAAACCAGGATATGCGGATGACTATAAACCTATCAGGAGAAATGACACATGAAAAAGAAATAGTTATGTCAGTCAAACAGTTAGTGGACAATGAATCAAGCATCCAGGAAGAGAGTAAACAAAACGGTATGGATGCAGAGTTATTAAGTAAAGACCAGCAACAAAGGACGGCAGAGCTACTGAGTATGTACCAGGAAAGTGGGGAGGCAAAGACGATGTGCAAAGACCAGGGCAAGGAGGAAAGAGAGATACTGAGCAGATACCACGGGGCTGTGCAGGCAGGTATCATGACAATGACCCAGAACAATAATGTGGAAGGTATGGTAAGTAAGGACGAGGAAAGTGGGGAGGCAGAGATACTAAATCAAAATCAGGAGTGTGTGGAGTTAAAGCTGCTGAATGAAGACAAGGACAATGACATAACAGAGATACTGAGTAAGGATCAGGTCAGAGAAGAGACAGACTTACTAGGCTGTGACATGGAGAGTCAGTTGCTGAGTAAGCAGCAGCAAGGTGAGAAGGCCAAGATACTGAATCAATGCCAGAAGGGTGAGGAGGCACAGTTATTGTACGACGATCAGTATAATAAGGAGACAATGGTGCTGGGTAAATACAATGAGACTGTGACAGCCCATATGAAAATAACAAAGGATGGTAATAAAGCAGAGATGCTAAGTAAAGACCAGACTGGTGAGGAGGCAGAGCTACTAAATCAGAATAAGCAAAATGTGGAGGCACATATACTGAATGAAGGCCAGAACGGTAATGACCTGGAGAACCTGGGTCAGGATAGAAAAAAGACAGATTTGCTGAACAAACACATAGAGAATGAGCTACAG
This genomic stretch from Brienomyrus brachyistius isolate T26 chromosome 6, BBRACH_0.4, whole genome shotgun sequence harbors:
- the LOC125744541 gene encoding protein lava lamp-like isoform X11 is translated as MSGKKSGKARRMGSTRKDLRGLGSQMRDKEADVFATLSEESRTMEHESATTGGEPKPIEEGSRPMGEESWTTGGESKCTEDSMAVGVASWSMERNSGTTEEKREVDYKPEESSLSEKTASLLALAPSHDPYSADSPHLESHKMEKKKRMGSTRRKLPTDLEEQRREGWDGAEQEEWQGAAKHAVDKQAGSKTAQPLGELHTEPQKASECLEGREESTITGTQHAIHILEVSTIENKSADSQLFPQSMYSEEAQKNKQLHLTNESNFIMNLDQSEGRLTDEDTSDRDLLLRELQSTDSGQLGHADVALQLPKSEKNTEPEDNKHEMTHFEHKKRKMGSTRKGGRGLQIKSDREQEIDILPEEMLRSSGDLVDVCVLQGKESQEKSRLDVIQYVSKEHVTKEGLLDMEENEEAEALTRTDRDKEQEKHKITKETNEKHTISGFLGTDMVEKGETQEATVTDIVEDILVDMEGRERDRSRGTGIAEENMKPEVRETAIRAPGLGGTGMVDRETEETTGTRILEFNETHRLRETHVLEDNVAQENRGTDGGQRDEAEKESVADVVLEVNVMKYEGASNEKESTKEEEGDGAEAKKTGKNWRQTQLMQIDLNMLESFSSEKYEQEVTEREKNSPLENPSVESSLFHDESKTFIPEEQVKFTPFEDLLEPCENSQFYKSSHMEAPSTEDENKQNVIVPQEWENLGKNIKTESTHGNARKNKMENRSTGAGDDQSVLEEIRAEKVDVKLEREEKGQEESWAITEELNTILRDTGVLKELDIQEGDKSVAEQKQTPLVVEEVKGEPEVDMVGGIKENKWKLAEKGDIKMKGTNIAMEESVAVSQEFSKTETTDRKKDDSSYIYDPFHNVSVDPIVTERTAANTLSLEMNQKSDESFQKESTHMQKRKKMGSSRKGGRGLHKETETSKGFSKIDGLEISVQQEEREEEKATLVKQNVINVVMEMTKEETKISMAEVTSKSKEKVKITNDNSGAEDFESQQSVTEDPTATEQFATNVVKGFEQHEDYSDRASSRSEKRRKMGTSHRRGRERLKEKEIQEMAETEEETMATDNKESATDEVMKSVQNEERECGNEKVERKSGSGSGSDKSLTSVGVIPNLQRPENSAITTQQECSESQDTFLPAARRKMGSRRQGQDNLRKRDVGLEWSEGCTAEAHINTAALLQRIQEIFHQPDVEEKGCITWGNVQGLSHELGLSIEELHQVFQQLDGDQDGRVTHQDLTESLESCKQEQYFQFKREYSGTHSLGTSGVHGKADFGVKPSINENLLTGSGLAQADPHLREGQALWEKKGTQARSEDTGSISKTQESEEAGEKEEEKDEAGSKEQEREEAGEKDEEKDEAGSKEQEREEAEEKDEEKDEAGSKEQEREEAEEKDVETDEAGSKEQEREEAEEKDVETDEAGSKEQEREEAEEKEEEKDEAGSKEQEREEAEEKDEEKDEAGSKEQEREEAEEKDVEKDEAGSKEQEREEAEEKDEEKDEAGSKKQEREEAEGKEEEKDEAGSKEQEREEAEEKEEEKDEAGSKEQEREEAGEKDVETDEAGSKEQEREEAGEKDVETDEAGSKEQEREEAEEKEEEKDEAGSKKQEREEAESWNKKNESQNTESKSEDYKAEKEELLSTGHEPEDTHLMNEEGELLNKDQERNYTQFLNQEQQNEGSKELDEVSDEAEGLRQCQGSKEAEIMNEDQDSGKAGLLHKDRDIKKAELANKNEDNDHIKVLNEKEENIMVELLIKNQGCKQEELLSMEEKGVEAEFLSEELNNKEQGNQDTYCEEVEPLNEHRESVVKDSPNQNQDMRMTINLSGEMTHEKEIVMSVKQLVDNESSIQEESKQNGMDAELLSKDQQQRTAELLSMYQESGEAKTMCKDQGKEEREILSRYHGAVQAGIMTMTQNNNVEGMVSKDEESGEAEILNQNQECVELKLLNEDKDNDITEILSKDQVREETDLLGCDMESQLLSKQQQGEKAKILNQCQKGEEAQLLYDDQYNKETMVLGKYNETVTAHMKITKDGNKAEMLSKDQTGEEAELLNQNKQNVEAHILNEGQNGNDLENLGQDRKKTDLLNKHIENELQVMHKDSEEAEILNKCQDRDEAVIISLVQEGEEAEILDKDQDNGELEDQEIEETERLQDEDNEEAEILDQENKEGHVTHKDQKREETALASKDIESEEAEILNGNQEYKEVESLNEDQDNEKADILKKHREGGEFEPLNTDEDREETEIEERYLQSEEAMIMQEDQEYSEVENLNMDQDSEEVETLEKKLEREKVETLNEEQETMKAETLIQGQQSEETAILIQDQESKEAEVMNTDQDSAEVHLLNKDWNSNEVQIQSNNKEGEEAEILSCHQEGEDMEVLNKEQDGEEIMVPDRDLETEEASQVQDFVQTELLNMGQMIEKVEIINQDQEGKEAEMQDQDQDSEESEIWDKGPESEETDRLNQDEEHVEVQLLKKDQDNEEVEFLDQKNKEAEIHEDQVREETDLVSIDMETEVQFRVKESERAEILNDNQECVEVELLNKDQDNEKADTLDMKLDSEEAEITNQDQESVEVYIQHEDQNSSDAENLSKYLEREEADITPKDKQREETDLLSADTLSEETEILNKVQDNEEAETLIQGQQSEETAILIQDQESKEAEVMNTYQDSAEVYLLNKDWNSNEVQIQSNNKEGVEAEILSCHQEGEDMEVLNKEQDGEEIMVPDRDLETEEASQVQDFVQTELLNMGQMIEKVGIINQDQEGKEAEMQDQDQDSEELEIWDKGPESEETDRLNQDEEHVEVQLLKKDQDNEEVEFLDQKNKETEIHEDQVREETDLVSIDMETEVQFKVKESERAEILNDNQECVEVELLNKDQDNEKADTLDMKLDSEEAEITNQDQESVEVYIQHEDQNSSDAENLGKYLEREEADITPKDKQREETDLLSADTLSEETEILNKVQDSEEAETLIQGQQSEQTAILIQDQESKEAEVMNTDQDSAEVHLLNKDWNSNEVQIQSNNKEGEEAEILSCHQEGEDMEVLNKEQDGEEIMVPDRDLETEEASQVQDFVQTELLNMGQMIEKVGIINQDQEGMEAEMLDWDQEYVGVELPCTLQYRYKTHLRDAFDKLREVGGSENECDPDTSRAAVEDNEWIWDCELLKEQQYYSGCNEKKESWDIWDETDEAELGPTAYKERRELGSQIDNVIYWQRWSEDEFGRNNETRQILANDLYPIAEENETENNLEYNNVQITQDIAKIQEMPQAADQSNTIIHFIKDNHELKEIQENKCILSEGECAEQRNIVKLMELRGKTEDLKTFGNNKEHQDVETIEGTTGNTMENRQCPATLANAVNQKDSNDLSECFILDGEKQEANAIKQSPDSVLVRSDVLGGGNTDSTWVPEIPNNDDETICTGMAIQRDSIVREMGAMRGRQAMAETAEGLEVIQNAGFQMDGDRIQMQGSCEKDRGDVLEHLQLSMESDTKWDGGTSQGWDTIAMEMEYKEKTQRQNNYEGAGSKKLSEVITQEVIEHSGGTAGQQKGDGKNWDTFEGGLAQGDIALKHSEEESLHTDRAVEDYSNDCPHEKWDKTPVFSQYRGFEELEQKISTDEEKLLAYQGDGLERKTECLDVGPAQGTIQAKETEVGQQKDKGSDLIESEEASTGFSEDSESLIEKLKCDMNVMELLAEQGEKDNERRDEACKDNNQLLTELVEYSKRGSDMKGVDDTSRSSNKQGVSLIQHVNSEDKEKEGVKKREQGTERHRMTPEEVCGEEELRMEAIRIYEEAEQEMSGDVMAEREAAAKEQKHREDKGKEGFRAMGGGIVVTPEDNRQRAIGCLPTGSWSPPISGPDLLYNIVLVGSSSVGKTSFMKRTQSGEFTLDHCATIGLDSCIQSLLVDGRRVLLQLWDTAGQERYHSITKQILRKAQGLLLMYDITCIDSFNSVQYWMSCIQEGATDDVIIMLLGNKNDSFKREVPLHEGERLAKEYRIKFMECSVATGENVTLSMETLARMLKQQTDQKEEAPLILRKEQPKQRSGCC